From Afipia carboxidovorans OM5, one genomic window encodes:
- the ptsP gene encoding phosphoenolpyruvate--protein phosphotransferase — protein sequence MRSALGGPRVLLRRLREVMAEQVSAQDRLDKIVVLIAANMVAEVCSTYVLRVDNTLELYATEGLNKDAVHKTVLDAHEGLVGLVASEAQPLNLSDAQSHPAYSYRPETGEEIYHSFLGVPILRAGNTLGVLVVQNRARRTYVEEEVEALQTTAMVLAEMIASGELSSLAEPGAEPAARIAVHKSGTILSDGIALGHVVLHEPRVVITNYIAEDVAREVKRLDMAVTKLRADLDSMLERGDVAEGGDHRDVLEAYRMFANDQGWQHRLREAVATGLTAEAAVERVQSDTRARMLRSTDPYLRDRLHDLEDLGHRLMRELVGRDHAPSREQLPDNAILVARSMGPAALLDYDRNKLRGLVLEEGTANSHVSIVARALGIPAVGEVANAPGVADPGDAIIVDGTSGSIYVRPSQEIQAAYAERVRFRARRQEQYRELRNKPCVTRDGQPVELMLNAGLVIDLPHIEDAGAAGIGLFRTELQFMVSTSLPRTSEQLALYRTVLDAAGGKPVTFRTLDIGGDKALPYMDTIVEENPALGWRAIRLGLDRPGLLRGQIRALLRAAAGRSLRIMFPMVTVVREFDQAKTMVERELTYLRQHGHTLPERIDVGTMIEVPALLYQLDDLFERVDFVSVGSNDLFQFLYAVDRGNARVTDRFDTMSAPILRALRHIARKGKEAGKSVSLCGEMASQPLGAMALIALGYRSMSVNATAHGPVKALILDLDAAKAEAAMAQWLDTPYDRVPIRERLTAFAEAEGLPL from the coding sequence ATGCGCAGCGCGCTGGGAGGCCCCCGCGTCTTGTTAAGGCGGCTGCGCGAAGTGATGGCCGAGCAGGTCAGCGCACAGGACCGCCTCGACAAGATCGTGGTGCTGATCGCTGCCAACATGGTGGCGGAGGTCTGCTCGACCTATGTGCTGCGCGTCGACAACACGCTCGAACTCTACGCCACCGAAGGCCTCAACAAGGACGCCGTCCACAAGACGGTGCTCGATGCGCATGAAGGCCTCGTCGGCCTCGTCGCAAGCGAGGCCCAGCCGCTGAACCTCTCCGACGCGCAGAGCCATCCGGCTTACTCGTATCGTCCAGAGACCGGCGAAGAAATCTATCACTCCTTCCTCGGCGTGCCGATCCTGCGCGCGGGCAACACGCTTGGCGTGCTGGTGGTGCAGAACCGCGCGCGGCGCACCTATGTCGAGGAGGAGGTCGAGGCGCTGCAGACCACCGCGATGGTGCTCGCGGAAATGATCGCGTCGGGCGAATTGTCCTCACTCGCCGAGCCCGGTGCCGAGCCCGCCGCCCGCATCGCCGTTCACAAGTCCGGCACCATTCTCTCCGACGGCATCGCGCTCGGCCATGTCGTGCTGCACGAGCCGCGCGTCGTCATCACCAACTATATCGCCGAGGACGTCGCCCGCGAAGTGAAGCGGCTCGACATGGCCGTCACCAAGCTGCGCGCCGACCTCGACAGCATGCTGGAACGCGGTGACGTTGCCGAGGGCGGCGACCATCGCGACGTGCTCGAAGCCTATCGCATGTTCGCGAACGACCAAGGCTGGCAACACCGGCTGCGCGAGGCGGTCGCGACCGGCCTTACCGCCGAAGCTGCCGTCGAGCGCGTCCAGTCCGACACCCGCGCGCGCATGCTGCGCTCGACCGACCCTTATCTGCGCGACCGTCTGCACGATCTCGAAGATCTCGGCCATCGCCTGATGCGCGAGCTCGTCGGGCGCGACCACGCGCCGTCACGCGAGCAACTGCCCGACAACGCCATTCTGGTCGCCCGCTCGATGGGGCCGGCGGCACTCCTCGACTACGACCGCAACAAATTGCGCGGCCTCGTGCTCGAGGAAGGCACCGCCAACTCTCATGTTTCGATCGTGGCGCGCGCGCTCGGCATTCCCGCGGTCGGCGAGGTTGCCAACGCTCCCGGCGTTGCCGACCCGGGCGATGCCATCATCGTCGATGGCACCTCGGGTTCGATCTATGTGCGACCCTCGCAGGAAATTCAGGCAGCCTATGCCGAGCGTGTGCGCTTCCGCGCCCGCCGGCAGGAGCAGTATCGCGAACTTCGCAACAAGCCGTGCGTGACCCGTGACGGCCAGCCGGTCGAGCTCATGCTCAACGCCGGCCTCGTCATCGACCTGCCACACATCGAAGACGCAGGCGCGGCCGGTATCGGCCTGTTTCGCACCGAACTGCAGTTCATGGTGAGCACGAGCCTGCCGCGCACCAGCGAGCAGCTTGCGCTCTATCGTACCGTGCTCGACGCCGCCGGCGGCAAGCCGGTAACGTTCCGTACGCTCGACATCGGCGGCGACAAGGCGCTGCCCTACATGGACACGATCGTCGAGGAGAATCCAGCGCTCGGCTGGCGTGCGATCCGGCTCGGCCTCGACCGTCCCGGCCTGTTGCGCGGCCAGATCCGTGCGCTGCTCCGCGCGGCGGCGGGACGCTCGCTGCGCATTATGTTTCCGATGGTCACGGTGGTGCGCGAGTTCGATCAGGCCAAGACCATGGTCGAGCGCGAACTCACTTATCTGCGCCAGCATGGCCACACGCTGCCCGAGCGCATCGACGTCGGCACCATGATCGAGGTTCCGGCGTTGCTCTATCAGCTCGATGACCTGTTTGAGCGCGTCGATTTCGTCTCGGTCGGCTCCAACGATCTGTTCCAGTTCCTGTATGCGGTCGATCGCGGCAATGCGCGCGTTACCGACCGCTTCGACACCATGTCGGCGCCAATCCTGCGGGCGCTTCGCCACATCGCGCGCAAGGGCAAGGAAGCCGGAAAGTCCGTCTCGCTGTGCGGCGAGATGGCGTCGCAGCCGCTCGGCGCGATGGCGCTGATCGCGCTCGGCTATCGTTCGATGTCGGTGAACGCCACCGCTCATGGCCCCGTCAAGGCGCTGATCCTCGATCTCGACGCCGCCAAGGCCGAGGCCGCGATGGCGCAGTGGCTCGATACGCCCTATGACCGTGTTCCGATCCGCGAGCGGCTCACCGCTTTTGCCGAAGCCGAAGGTCTGCCGTTGTAG
- the prfA gene encoding peptide chain release factor 1 gives MLPDAKLDILLARHAALEAELLGQLNAEAYVRATRELAELTPVVDAVKAYRAGASELSDLDAMIDDPTTDAEMRAMAESERPVLQERQENLEQQIRIALLPKDAMDERNVVLEVRAGTGGDEASLFAGDLFRMYERFAALQGWKVEVISASEGTVGGYKEIVAQVQGRGAFAKLKFESGVHRVQRVPDTEASGRIHTSAATVAVLPEAEEIDIDIKDTDLRIETMRAQGAGGQHVNKTESAIRITHIPTGIVVMMQDSRSQHKNRASAMNILRSRILDAERQRAASERSADRRGQVGSGDRSERVRTYNFPQGRVTDHRINLTLYKLPQVIAGEALNELIDALTTEHQAALLATETSA, from the coding sequence ATGCTTCCCGACGCCAAACTCGACATTCTGCTTGCCCGCCACGCCGCCCTCGAAGCGGAGCTGCTCGGCCAACTTAATGCCGAGGCTTACGTGCGCGCGACACGTGAGCTTGCCGAACTCACGCCGGTGGTCGATGCCGTGAAGGCCTATCGCGCCGGCGCATCAGAGCTCTCCGATCTCGACGCCATGATCGACGATCCCACGACCGACGCAGAGATGCGGGCGATGGCCGAGAGCGAGCGGCCCGTGCTGCAGGAGCGGCAGGAAAATCTCGAGCAGCAGATTCGCATCGCCCTTCTGCCGAAGGACGCGATGGACGAGCGCAACGTCGTACTCGAAGTCCGCGCCGGCACCGGCGGTGACGAAGCCTCGCTGTTCGCGGGCGACCTGTTCCGCATGTACGAGCGCTTCGCCGCGCTGCAGGGCTGGAAGGTTGAGGTGATCTCCGCGAGCGAAGGCACCGTCGGCGGCTACAAGGAGATTGTTGCCCAGGTACAGGGCCGCGGCGCGTTCGCGAAACTGAAATTCGAATCCGGTGTGCATCGCGTGCAACGCGTGCCCGACACCGAAGCCTCCGGCCGCATCCACACCTCCGCCGCGACGGTGGCGGTGCTGCCCGAAGCCGAAGAGATTGATATCGACATCAAGGATACCGATCTGCGGATCGAAACCATGCGCGCGCAGGGCGCAGGTGGTCAGCACGTCAACAAGACTGAATCCGCGATCCGCATTACGCATATTCCGACCGGCATCGTCGTCATGATGCAGGACAGCCGCTCACAGCATAAGAACCGCGCCTCGGCGATGAACATCCTGCGCTCGCGCATTCTCGACGCCGAACGCCAGCGCGCCGCATCCGAGCGCTCCGCCGACCGGCGCGGACAGGTCGGCTCCGGCGACCGCTCCGAGCGCGTGCGCACTTACAACTTCCCGCAAGGCCGCGTCACCGACCACCGCATCAATCTCACGCTCTACAAGCTGCCGCAGGTGATCGCAGGCGAAGCGCTCAACGAACTGATCGACGCGCTGACAACCGAGCATCAGGCGGCACTGCTCGCCACCGAGACCTCGGCGTGA